The following are encoded in a window of Pseudomonas multiresinivorans genomic DNA:
- a CDS encoding copper-binding protein, whose product MKTPLITLGALLLALSHSALAEDYAGMKMDGMNMDSAQQTPIASAEGSVRAIDAERHLVTLAHGPVAALHWPPMTMAFKASAAQLEGLKVGDKVAFEFRNASDGATLVNIRKP is encoded by the coding sequence ATGAAAACCCCGTTGATCACCCTGGGCGCCCTGCTGCTCGCCCTGTCTCATTCCGCCCTGGCCGAAGACTACGCTGGCATGAAGATGGACGGCATGAACATGGACAGCGCCCAGCAGACGCCCATCGCGAGCGCCGAGGGCAGCGTTCGCGCCATCGACGCCGAGCGCCACCTCGTCACCCTCGCCCATGGCCCGGTGGCGGCGCTGCACTGGCCACCGATGACCATGGCCTTCAAGGCCTCCGCTGCACAACTCGAGGGCCTGAAGGTGGGCGACAAGGTGGCCTTCGAGTTCCGCAACGCCAGTGATGGCGCCACCCTGGTCAACATCCGCAAGCCTTGA
- a CDS encoding TIGR04211 family SH3 domain-containing protein yields the protein MSLSRRFPARVSPLQTRALGACLFAGLLAAGAPAQAEEPTSSARWVNDSLSTYVRSGPTDGYRIVGTLTSGQKVQLVSTSGDYSQVRSDSGNNVWIASKDLQEKPGQAERLPALEQKVTELTTQLQTIDDSWKNRVQGMQETLDARKKLIDELQAARTALDSELNEARSQLRDAQAQLGDENKQVLMRYMAYGGSIAGAGLLAGLILPTMLRVRRKRSTEWV from the coding sequence ATGTCCCTATCGCGTCGTTTCCCTGCACGAGTTTCTCCCCTCCAGACCCGCGCCCTCGGCGCCTGCCTGTTTGCCGGCCTGCTGGCAGCCGGCGCCCCGGCCCAGGCCGAGGAGCCCACCAGCAGTGCGCGCTGGGTGAACGACAGCCTGAGCACCTACGTGCGCAGCGGCCCCACTGATGGCTACCGCATCGTTGGCACCCTGACCTCCGGGCAGAAGGTCCAACTGGTCAGCACCTCCGGTGACTACAGCCAGGTACGCAGCGACAGCGGCAACAACGTGTGGATCGCCAGCAAGGACCTGCAGGAAAAGCCCGGCCAGGCCGAACGCCTGCCGGCGCTGGAGCAGAAGGTCACCGAACTGACCACCCAGTTGCAGACCATCGATGACAGCTGGAAAAACCGTGTCCAGGGCATGCAGGAAACCCTGGACGCGCGCAAGAAGCTCATCGACGAACTGCAGGCCGCACGCACCGCGCTGGATAGCGAGCTGAACGAAGCCCGCTCGCAATTGCGCGATGCCCAGGCGCAACTGGGCGACGAGAACAAGCAGGTGCTGATGCGCTACATGGCCTACGGCGGCAGCATCGCCGGCGCCGGCCTGCTCGCCGGGCTGATCCTGCCGACCATGCTGCGCGTGCGGCGCAAGCGCAGTACCGAGTGGGTCTGA
- a CDS encoding GNAT family N-acetyltransferase, whose protein sequence is MTLTLRPARITDVPYVQRGEEAYIRQWEPAHEARWREGFDQHLARWLDHFEHLTIAEHAGESVGYSLWMPEDGIAELCTLGVSMEWRGRGVGAALLQRYIEDARQEGYTRLKLSVRPDNPARRLYERAGFQPRGSDALGYRQYELLID, encoded by the coding sequence ATGACCCTTACGCTCCGCCCCGCCCGGATCACCGATGTCCCCTACGTCCAGCGCGGTGAAGAGGCCTATATCCGTCAATGGGAGCCCGCCCATGAGGCGCGCTGGCGGGAAGGCTTCGACCAGCATCTGGCGCGCTGGCTCGATCACTTCGAGCATCTGACCATTGCCGAGCACGCCGGCGAAAGCGTGGGCTATAGCCTGTGGATGCCGGAAGATGGCATCGCGGAACTTTGCACCCTGGGCGTCAGCATGGAGTGGCGGGGCCGGGGCGTAGGTGCAGCGTTGTTGCAGCGCTACATCGAGGATGCCCGGCAGGAAGGCTACACGCGACTCAAGCTCAGTGTGCGCCCCGACAACCCGGCGCGGCGCCTGTATGAGCGCGCCGGGTTCCAGCCACGGGGCAGCGACGCCCTGGGCTATCGGCAGTACGAATTGCTGATCGACTGA
- a CDS encoding DUF4124 domain-containing protein, producing the protein MRFPFVVVLLAALGFNTAQAEIYKCTVEGRPVFAQTPCGTDDIQVIPNAWQPSEEDVAQQKQANRSVVNSTLQMQYVSQVTRMRNLIREVDETIEDLREKCDERLSWLRYERSRANNNLAGAIWENTIVTEMINVKADYDRRIGQLLEARAEAVRKLENFETQAREQLDASLPSSTK; encoded by the coding sequence ATGCGCTTCCCATTCGTCGTGGTCCTGCTGGCCGCGCTGGGTTTCAATACCGCGCAGGCCGAGATTTACAAGTGCACCGTGGAAGGTCGGCCGGTCTTTGCCCAGACCCCTTGTGGCACCGATGATATTCAGGTCATCCCCAATGCCTGGCAGCCGAGCGAGGAAGACGTCGCCCAGCAGAAACAGGCCAACCGCTCTGTCGTCAACTCGACGCTGCAGATGCAGTACGTCAGTCAGGTGACCCGGATGAGAAATCTCATACGGGAGGTCGATGAGACCATCGAGGATTTGCGCGAGAAGTGCGATGAGCGGCTCAGTTGGTTGCGCTACGAACGTAGTCGCGCCAACAACAACCTGGCTGGGGCGATCTGGGAAAACACCATCGTCACGGAGATGATCAATGTGAAGGCGGATTACGACAGGCGTATCGGGCAACTGCTGGAGGCCCGAGCGGAAGCGGTACGCAAGTTGGAAAATTTCGAGACCCAGGCACGTGAGCAACTGGATGCATCGCTGCCTTCGTCGACGAAGTGA
- a CDS encoding LysR family transcriptional regulator: protein MDLRQLRYFIALNEHRSFVRAADAMGITQPAFSRSIQGLEQELGCRLVDRGSKDLRPTPEGQVVLQHALSLVQGANNLSHAVARLNKLDSGELRFGSGPAPAQKLVSDAVSRFVQRYPRIHIQFGVDNWERLARSLSREEIEFFVADIRHFEADPNFQTRALKPRSGLFFCRNGHPLLAKESLSTNDMFAYPLAATLIPPSARKMLANLSGKIDITTNVQCEDMASLVRIVSQTDAIGIAVEEALSEPMARGELVRLHFRNLPNNVDILQARCGIVTRSGDRLSAAARAMIELLVDLDAGVESAVA, encoded by the coding sequence ATGGATCTGCGCCAACTCCGCTACTTCATCGCCCTCAACGAACACCGCAGCTTCGTTCGCGCGGCCGACGCCATGGGCATTACCCAGCCGGCGTTCAGCCGCAGCATCCAGGGCCTGGAGCAGGAGCTGGGCTGCCGCCTGGTGGACCGTGGCAGCAAGGACTTGCGGCCGACTCCGGAAGGCCAGGTGGTGCTGCAGCACGCACTGAGCCTGGTGCAGGGCGCGAACAACCTGAGCCATGCGGTCGCGAGACTGAACAAGCTGGATTCGGGAGAGTTGCGTTTCGGCAGTGGCCCGGCCCCGGCGCAGAAGCTGGTGTCCGACGCGGTGTCGCGCTTCGTCCAGCGCTACCCGCGCATCCACATCCAGTTCGGCGTGGACAACTGGGAGCGCCTGGCGCGCAGCCTGAGCCGCGAGGAGATCGAGTTCTTCGTCGCCGATATCCGCCATTTCGAAGCCGACCCGAACTTCCAGACGCGCGCCCTGAAGCCTCGCAGCGGCCTGTTCTTCTGCCGCAACGGGCATCCGCTGCTGGCCAAGGAAAGTCTCTCCACCAACGACATGTTCGCCTACCCGCTGGCCGCCACGCTGATCCCACCCAGCGCGCGGAAGATGCTCGCCAACCTCAGCGGCAAGATCGACATCACCACCAATGTGCAGTGCGAGGACATGGCCTCGCTGGTGCGCATCGTCAGCCAGACCGACGCCATCGGCATCGCCGTGGAGGAAGCGCTGAGCGAACCCATGGCGCGCGGCGAACTGGTGCGCCTGCACTTCCGCAACCTGCCCAACAACGTCGACATCCTCCAGGCCCGTTGCGGGATCGTCACCCGCAGCGGCGACCGCCTCTCGGCAGCGGCGCGGGCAATGATCGAATTGCTGGTGGACCTGGACGCTGGGGTGGAGAGCGCGGTGGCGTGA
- a CDS encoding TauD/TfdA dioxygenase family protein, whose amino-acid sequence MSTAAQAIQQDLVHLDIHPVAGRIGAEIRGVTLSGDLDAATIEAIQAALVQHKVIFFRGQTQLDDQGQEAFAKLLGEPVAHPTVPVQEGTHYLLELDGAQGRRANSWHTDVTFVDAYPKASILRNVVAPESGGDTVWANTATAYDDLTPELKALADSLWAVHSNEYDYASVRPNVDPARLEEYRKVFTSTVYETEHPVVRVHPISGEKTLLLGHFVKRLKGLSQHDSAHLFAVLQSHVTRLENTVRWRWQPGDVAIWDNRATQHYAVDDYGTQPRIVRRVTLNGEVPVGIDGQRSRTIKKV is encoded by the coding sequence ATGAGCACTGCAGCACAAGCCATTCAGCAAGACCTGGTACACCTGGACATCCACCCGGTAGCCGGCCGCATCGGCGCGGAAATTCGCGGCGTGACGCTTTCCGGCGATCTCGACGCCGCCACCATCGAGGCCATCCAGGCTGCGCTGGTGCAGCACAAGGTGATCTTCTTCCGTGGCCAGACCCAGCTCGACGACCAGGGCCAGGAAGCCTTCGCCAAGCTGCTCGGCGAGCCGGTGGCGCACCCCACCGTGCCGGTGCAGGAAGGCACCCATTACCTGCTGGAGCTGGACGGCGCCCAGGGCCGCCGCGCCAACTCCTGGCATACCGACGTGACCTTCGTCGACGCCTATCCCAAGGCCTCGATCCTGCGCAACGTGGTCGCACCAGAGTCCGGCGGCGACACCGTCTGGGCCAATACCGCCACCGCCTACGACGACCTGACGCCGGAGCTGAAGGCACTGGCCGACTCGCTCTGGGCCGTGCACAGCAACGAATACGACTACGCCAGCGTGCGCCCGAACGTCGACCCGGCGCGCCTGGAGGAATACCGCAAGGTGTTCACCTCCACCGTCTACGAGACCGAGCACCCGGTGGTGCGCGTACACCCCATCAGCGGCGAGAAGACGCTGCTGCTCGGGCACTTCGTCAAGCGCTTGAAGGGTCTGTCGCAGCACGACTCGGCGCACCTGTTCGCCGTACTGCAGAGTCACGTCACCCGCCTGGAGAACACCGTGCGCTGGCGCTGGCAGCCGGGCGACGTGGCCATCTGGGACAACCGCGCGACCCAGCACTACGCCGTCGACGACTACGGCACCCAGCCGCGCATCGTGCGCCGCGTGACGCTCAACGGCGAAGTGCCGGTGGGCATCGACGGGCAGCGCAGCCGGACGATCAAGAAGGTTTGA
- a CDS encoding TauD/TfdA dioxygenase family protein, translating to MTQSNALQQPTPEPFAIVPLDAPLGAEVRGLDAREPLTPEQILAIKQAHREHHILIFKNQDLDDQQYLRFATLFGAVFQPPSDIPVLSSGADGKAPDIVKVANTEDGELGNFALPAHVDHQWTPVPSSGSFLYALEVPRTGGETQFTNLARAYETLDEATRAEIDPLRLINYNPFIRLKSGGYNGTFVRYRTPDIEPIQGTEHPLVRTHPENGKRVLFLSVHTEVEIPGADPVQGAALVEKLREHLQKPELIYSHKWSVGDIVWWDNQAVLHGRNAFPASEKRRLKRISLSGSRPF from the coding sequence ATGACCCAATCCAACGCTCTCCAACAACCCACCCCCGAACCCTTCGCCATCGTCCCCCTCGACGCCCCGCTGGGCGCCGAAGTGCGCGGCCTCGACGCCCGCGAACCGCTCACCCCTGAGCAGATCCTGGCAATCAAGCAGGCCCACCGCGAACACCACATCCTGATCTTCAAGAACCAGGACCTGGACGACCAGCAGTACCTGCGCTTCGCCACCCTGTTCGGCGCGGTGTTCCAGCCGCCGTCGGATATCCCGGTGCTGTCCTCCGGTGCCGACGGCAAGGCCCCGGACATCGTCAAGGTGGCCAACACCGAGGACGGCGAGCTGGGCAACTTCGCCCTGCCGGCCCACGTCGACCACCAGTGGACGCCGGTGCCCTCTTCCGGCTCCTTCCTCTACGCGCTGGAGGTGCCCAGGACTGGCGGCGAAACCCAGTTCACCAACCTCGCCCGCGCCTACGAGACACTGGATGAAGCAACTCGCGCCGAGATCGACCCGCTGCGCCTGATCAACTACAACCCGTTCATCCGCCTGAAGAGCGGCGGCTACAACGGCACCTTCGTGCGCTACCGCACCCCGGATATCGAACCGATCCAGGGCACCGAGCATCCACTGGTGCGCACCCACCCGGAAAACGGCAAGCGCGTGCTGTTCCTTTCCGTGCACACCGAGGTGGAAATCCCCGGTGCCGATCCCGTGCAAGGAGCCGCGCTGGTGGAGAAGCTGCGCGAACACCTGCAGAAACCCGAGCTGATCTACAGCCACAAATGGTCGGTGGGCGACATCGTCTGGTGGGACAACCAGGCCGTGCTGCATGGTCGCAACGCCTTCCCGGCCAGCGAGAAGCGTCGTTTGAAGCGCATCAGCCTGTCCGGTAGCCGGCCGTTCTGA
- a CDS encoding GntR family transcriptional regulator gives MAELLPLSPVPLYSQLKEILRTRILDGTYPPLSRMPSEAELGKAFEVSRITVRQALGDLQKEGLIFKIHGKGTFVAKPKAFQNVSTLQGLGESMTQRGYEVINRLRSFKTVPANAQVAARLRVAEGESVVQIKRARLVNRELVSMEITWLPEAVGKRLEKADLVSRDIFLILENDCALPLGHADLAIDAILADAELARALEVEEGSPVMRIERLTHTADGAPLDYEHLYYRGDAFQYRLRIDRHKGQHQ, from the coding sequence ATGGCCGAACTACTCCCCCTCTCCCCCGTTCCCCTGTACAGCCAGCTGAAGGAAATCCTCCGCACGCGCATCCTCGACGGCACCTATCCGCCGCTCAGCCGCATGCCGTCCGAGGCCGAGCTGGGCAAGGCCTTCGAGGTCAGCCGCATCACCGTGCGCCAGGCGCTGGGCGACCTGCAGAAGGAAGGGCTGATCTTCAAGATCCACGGCAAGGGCACCTTCGTCGCCAAGCCCAAGGCCTTCCAGAACGTCAGCACCCTTCAGGGCCTGGGCGAATCCATGACCCAGCGCGGCTACGAGGTGATCAACCGCCTGCGCAGCTTCAAGACCGTGCCCGCCAACGCCCAGGTTGCCGCCCGCCTGCGAGTGGCCGAGGGCGAAAGCGTGGTGCAGATCAAGCGTGCCCGCCTGGTCAATCGCGAGCTGGTGTCGATGGAGATTACCTGGCTGCCCGAGGCCGTCGGCAAGCGGCTGGAAAAGGCCGACCTGGTCAGCCGCGACATCTTCCTGATCCTGGAAAACGACTGCGCCCTGCCCCTGGGCCATGCCGATCTCGCCATCGACGCCATCCTCGCCGACGCCGAACTGGCCCGTGCGCTGGAGGTGGAAGAAGGTTCGCCGGTGATGCGCATCGAACGCCTGACCCACACCGCCGACGGCGCGCCGCTGGACTACGAACACCTCTACTACCGCGGCGACGCCTTCCAGTACCGCCTGCGCATCGACCGCCACAAGGGACAGCACCAATGA
- a CDS encoding fumarate reductase/succinate dehydrogenase flavoprotein subunit: protein MTQFDLSQIPEDKELAYDIVVIGGGTAGPMAAIKAKEANRELRVLLVDKANVKRSGAISMGMDGLNNAIIPGHATPEQYTKEITVANDGIVNQAAVYAYATHSFETLQQLDRWGVKFEKDEVGDYAVKKVHHMGAYVLPMPEGHDIKKVLYRQLKRARIEITNRLVVTRLLTDEEGAVNGLLGFDCRTAQFQVIRAKAVVLACGAAGRLGLPSSGYLMGTYENPTNAGDGYAMAYHAGAELSNLECFQINPLIKDYNGPACAYVTGPLGGYTANSKGERFIECDYWSGQMMWEFHQELEGGNGPVFLKLDHLAEETIQTIEEILHSNERPSRGQFHANRGTDYRQQMVEMHISEIGFCSGHSASGVWVNEKAETSVKGLYSAGDMAAVPHNYMLGAFTYGWFAGANAAQFVAGREFSEVDAAQVERERERVFAPLKREHGLPPAQVEYKLRRMVNDYLQPPKVTRKMEIGLQRFAEIARDLDQLKANNPHELMRAMEVSVIRDCAEMAARASLFRTESRWGLYHHRVDYPLRNDADWFCHAHLRKGEDGEMTSFKKPIEPYVISLDEDEQQAYEKLRVKSEAA from the coding sequence ATGACCCAGTTCGATCTCTCCCAGATCCCCGAGGACAAGGAACTCGCCTACGACATCGTGGTGATCGGCGGCGGCACCGCCGGCCCCATGGCGGCGATCAAGGCCAAGGAAGCCAACCGCGAGCTGCGCGTGCTGCTGGTGGACAAGGCCAACGTCAAGCGCAGCGGCGCCATCAGCATGGGCATGGACGGCCTGAACAACGCCATCATTCCCGGCCACGCCACGCCCGAGCAGTACACCAAGGAAATCACCGTCGCCAACGATGGCATCGTCAACCAGGCGGCGGTCTACGCCTACGCCACCCACAGCTTCGAGACCCTGCAGCAACTGGACCGCTGGGGCGTGAAGTTCGAGAAGGACGAAGTCGGCGACTACGCGGTGAAGAAGGTCCACCACATGGGCGCCTACGTGCTGCCCATGCCCGAGGGCCACGACATCAAGAAGGTGCTGTACCGCCAGCTCAAGCGCGCACGCATCGAGATCACCAACCGCCTGGTGGTGACCCGCCTGCTCACCGATGAAGAAGGCGCGGTCAACGGCCTGCTCGGCTTCGACTGCCGTACCGCGCAGTTCCAGGTCATCCGCGCCAAGGCCGTGGTCCTCGCCTGCGGCGCCGCCGGGCGCCTGGGTCTGCCCTCGTCGGGCTACCTGATGGGCACCTACGAGAACCCCACCAACGCCGGCGACGGCTACGCCATGGCCTACCACGCGGGCGCGGAGCTCTCGAACCTGGAGTGCTTCCAGATCAACCCGCTGATCAAGGACTACAACGGCCCGGCCTGCGCCTACGTCACCGGTCCGCTGGGTGGCTACACCGCCAACAGCAAGGGCGAGCGCTTCATCGAGTGCGACTACTGGAGCGGCCAGATGATGTGGGAGTTCCACCAGGAACTCGAAGGCGGCAACGGCCCGGTGTTCCTCAAGCTCGACCATCTGGCCGAGGAAACCATCCAGACCATCGAGGAAATCCTCCACAGCAACGAACGCCCCAGTCGCGGCCAGTTCCACGCCAACCGTGGCACCGACTACCGCCAGCAGATGGTGGAGATGCACATCTCCGAGATCGGCTTCTGCTCCGGCCATTCGGCTTCGGGGGTGTGGGTCAACGAGAAGGCCGAGACCAGCGTCAAGGGCCTGTACTCGGCCGGCGACATGGCTGCGGTGCCGCACAACTACATGCTTGGCGCCTTCACCTACGGCTGGTTCGCCGGCGCCAACGCCGCGCAGTTCGTGGCCGGCCGCGAGTTCAGCGAGGTCGATGCCGCCCAGGTGGAGCGCGAGCGTGAACGCGTCTTCGCCCCTTTGAAACGCGAGCACGGCCTGCCGCCAGCGCAGGTGGAGTACAAGCTGCGGCGCATGGTCAACGACTACCTGCAGCCGCCCAAGGTGACCAGGAAGATGGAGATCGGCCTGCAGCGCTTCGCCGAGATCGCCCGCGACCTCGACCAGCTCAAGGCCAACAACCCCCACGAGCTGATGCGCGCCATGGAAGTCAGCGTGATCCGCGACTGCGCCGAGATGGCCGCCCGCGCCTCGCTGTTCCGCACCGAGAGCCGCTGGGGCCTGTACCACCACCGCGTGGATTATCCGCTGCGCAACGACGCCGACTGGTTCTGCCATGCGCACTTGAGGAAGGGCGAGGACGGCGAGATGACCAGTTTCAAGAAGCCCATCGAGCCTTATGTGATCTCCCTGGATGAGGACGAGCAGCAGGCTTACGAAAAATTGCGGGTGAAGAGCGAGGCGGCTTGA
- a CDS encoding 4Fe-4S dicluster domain-containing protein, whose amino-acid sequence MAYQPQEIFFRSSAPVTVDEDKCIADKGCTVCVEVCPMDLLAINPATQKAYMAFDECWYCMPCEKDCPTGAVRVEIPYLLR is encoded by the coding sequence ATGGCCTACCAACCCCAGGAAATCTTCTTCCGCTCCAGCGCCCCGGTGACGGTGGACGAGGACAAGTGCATCGCCGACAAGGGCTGCACCGTCTGCGTCGAGGTCTGCCCGATGGACCTGCTGGCGATCAACCCCGCCACCCAGAAGGCCTACATGGCCTTCGACGAATGCTGGTACTGCATGCCCTGCGAGAAGGACTGCCCGACTGGTGCGGTGCGCGTGGAGATTCCGTACCTCCTGCGTTGA
- a CDS encoding ABC transporter substrate-binding protein, with protein sequence MTLRTTLAGLALAIASITAHGETIRVAIGTQDTTINCAAGGLLIRELGLLDKYLPHDGKYKDGQYDVQWKNFTSGAPLTNEMLAGKLDFGAMADFPGSLNGVAHEAAGKRSLFISVLSGSIEGSGNGIVVPASSKVQSLAELKGQTISVPFASTAHGLLLRAIAAQGWDPEKDVTIIAQPPEVAGSALQANKIAAHADFVPFAELFESRGIARKIYDGSQAKAPTFHGALVEADYAQQYPEIVEAYLRATYEANQLLAKDPEKYSELIEKVAGIPAEVNYLFHGPLGLQTRDLTWKPEYRQAVTTAIDTLKLLKKADRGLNVEQFVDDRYIRAAFKASGADYDAALKNYAQQPLLGNDALTDKPISDTRKVAQIWVRGEPKVRSYATASEALGQLAELKKQGKDIRAVYAQASDSGIKLLAGQAWFVRGKDGALDAFLLREQADAFARQHGGEVADFAAASQQAVASR encoded by the coding sequence ATGACCTTGCGCACTACCCTGGCCGGCCTCGCGCTCGCCATTGCCAGTATCACTGCCCACGGCGAGACCATCCGCGTCGCCATCGGCACCCAGGACACCACCATCAACTGCGCCGCCGGCGGCCTGTTGATCCGCGAACTCGGCCTGCTCGACAAGTACCTGCCGCACGACGGCAAGTACAAGGACGGGCAGTACGACGTGCAGTGGAAGAACTTCACCAGCGGCGCGCCGCTGACCAACGAGATGCTCGCCGGCAAGCTCGACTTCGGCGCCATGGCCGATTTTCCGGGCTCATTGAACGGCGTCGCCCACGAGGCGGCCGGCAAGCGCAGCCTGTTCATCAGCGTGCTCTCGGGCAGCATCGAGGGCAGCGGCAACGGCATCGTCGTGCCCGCCTCGTCCAAGGTGCAGTCGCTGGCCGAACTCAAGGGCCAGACCATCTCCGTACCCTTCGCCTCCACCGCCCACGGCCTGCTGCTGCGCGCCATCGCCGCGCAGGGCTGGGACCCGGAGAAGGACGTGACCATCATTGCGCAACCGCCGGAAGTCGCCGGCTCCGCGCTGCAGGCGAACAAGATCGCCGCCCACGCCGACTTCGTGCCCTTCGCCGAGCTGTTCGAGAGCCGTGGCATCGCCCGCAAGATCTACGACGGCTCCCAGGCCAAGGCACCGACCTTCCACGGCGCGCTGGTGGAAGCCGACTACGCGCAGCAGTACCCGGAAATCGTCGAGGCCTACCTGCGCGCCACCTACGAAGCCAACCAACTGCTGGCGAAAGACCCGGAGAAATACAGCGAGCTGATCGAAAAGGTCGCCGGCATTCCCGCCGAAGTGAACTACCTGTTCCACGGCCCGCTCGGCCTGCAGACCCGCGACCTGACCTGGAAGCCCGAATACCGCCAGGCCGTCACCACCGCCATCGACACGCTGAAGCTGCTGAAGAAGGCCGACCGCGGACTGAACGTCGAGCAGTTCGTCGACGACCGCTACATCCGCGCCGCCTTCAAGGCTTCCGGCGCCGACTACGACGCGGCGCTGAAGAACTACGCGCAGCAGCCGCTGCTGGGCAACGATGCGCTGACCGACAAGCCGATCAGCGATACCCGCAAGGTCGCGCAGATCTGGGTGCGCGGCGAACCGAAAGTGCGCAGCTACGCGACCGCCAGTGAAGCGCTGGGGCAACTCGCCGAGCTGAAGAAGCAGGGCAAGGACATCCGCGCGGTGTACGCCCAGGCCAGCGACAGCGGCATCAAGCTGCTCGCCGGGCAGGCCTGGTTCGTGCGTGGCAAGGATGGCGCGCTGGATGCCTTCCTGCTGCGCGAACAGGCCGACGCCTTTGCCCGCCAGCACGGCGGTGAAGTCGCCGACTTCGCCGCTGCCAGCCAGCAGGCGGTCGCCAGCCGCTGA
- a CDS encoding ABC transporter permease — MNTTTLTRWSLRLASLLVCLALWQVLSARHVNLGVVTFANVPGPRDVLEAAWNLAQSSKLGRHLGSSLLRVLAGYLLAAFAGIALGLLIGRGRWARDSLLPPLEVLRPIPAVAWIPLAILMFPSSELSMIFITFTGALFPILLNTIHGVEAVDPRLLASARSLGAGRLALLREVVLPGAAPSIVTGLAIGMGTSWFCLVTAEMISGQWGIGYYTWESYTLQNYPDIVVGMLLIGVLGMASSLLVRQLGSLVTPWQRQAGGKP, encoded by the coding sequence ATGAACACCACCACCCTCACCCGCTGGAGCCTGCGCCTGGCCTCGCTGCTGGTCTGCCTGGCGCTGTGGCAGGTGCTCAGCGCGCGCCACGTGAACCTCGGCGTGGTCACCTTCGCCAACGTGCCCGGCCCGCGTGACGTGCTGGAAGCAGCCTGGAACCTGGCGCAGTCGAGCAAGCTCGGCCGCCACCTGGGCAGCAGCCTGCTGCGGGTACTCGCCGGCTACCTGCTGGCGGCCTTCGCCGGCATCGCCCTGGGGCTGCTCATCGGCCGTGGCCGCTGGGCGCGCGACAGCCTGCTGCCGCCGCTGGAAGTGCTGCGGCCGATTCCGGCGGTGGCGTGGATTCCGCTGGCGATCCTGATGTTCCCCAGCTCCGAGCTGTCGATGATCTTCATCACCTTCACCGGTGCGCTGTTCCCCATCCTGCTCAATACCATCCACGGTGTGGAAGCGGTGGACCCGCGCCTGCTCGCCTCCGCCCGCAGCCTCGGTGCCGGGCGCCTGGCGCTGCTGCGCGAGGTGGTGCTGCCGGGTGCTGCGCCGAGCATCGTCACCGGTCTTGCCATCGGCATGGGCACCTCGTGGTTCTGCCTGGTGACCGCCGAAATGATCTCCGGCCAATGGGGCATCGGCTACTACACCTGGGAGTCCTACACCTTGCAGAACTACCCCGACATCGTCGTCGGCATGCTGCTGATCGGCGTGCTCGGCATGGCCAGCAGCCTGCTGGTGCGCCAGCTCGGCAGCCTCGTCACACCCTGGCAGCGCCAGGCCGGAGGCAAGCCATGA